A portion of the Edaphobacter lichenicola genome contains these proteins:
- a CDS encoding sugar porter family MFS transporter — protein MNPASSVRVSPVFYNRFLLCIAGLGGLLYGIDIGIISAALLYLGKTVDLTVSQTSAIVAAVLGGSMLSSLIAGFFADWFGRKKMVILSGLLFVSSVGLIVLSHGFVPLLLGRLLQGFSGGVIAVVVPLYLAECLSANTRGRGSAVFQFMLTFGIVAAAFTGWYYIHQAEAAIRLAANDPVLIRAAEDHAWRGMFLSVIYPGIIFFVGAFFLSETPRWLFRQGRIEEANAALRRASSEEESQREMREMQELALENKQQSATHTGSLLQRKYVVPFALACVILACNQATGINSILSYLIVILKQAGMSATHAAQGDLAVKLLNCAMTIVAIALIDKKGRKFLLTLGTGGIVLALLVIAFFFYGFESHRLDITNQVQRQVQRNGLKLSSSDITTWSSQESGAKALTVLYSYGAGDKMATMVSTDTEPLSIAPDARFPTQHLNIKRAFLSNVPAERTGWFITFGLALFIASFSIGPGVVVWLTLSELMPTRIRSAGMGIALLLNQGVSTLIAGVFLPLVSTYGYYLMFLVWAACTVVYFITAAFFLPETKGKTLEEIERQFDPAHG, from the coding sequence ATGAATCCAGCTTCTTCAGTCAGAGTCAGTCCTGTTTTTTACAACAGATTTCTCCTGTGTATCGCTGGGTTGGGCGGCCTCCTCTATGGAATTGACATAGGCATCATCTCCGCAGCTCTCCTCTATCTGGGCAAAACAGTTGATCTGACAGTGAGTCAGACATCTGCGATCGTCGCAGCTGTGCTCGGCGGCAGCATGCTCTCCTCGCTCATCGCGGGATTTTTCGCTGACTGGTTCGGCCGAAAAAAGATGGTCATCCTAAGCGGTCTGCTATTCGTGTCGAGTGTTGGCCTCATCGTGCTTTCGCACGGCTTCGTCCCTCTTCTGCTCGGGCGGCTACTGCAAGGCTTTAGTGGCGGAGTGATTGCCGTCGTGGTCCCGCTCTATCTCGCCGAGTGTCTAAGCGCAAACACCCGGGGCAGGGGATCAGCAGTCTTTCAATTCATGTTGACCTTTGGCATCGTCGCTGCAGCCTTCACTGGCTGGTACTACATCCATCAGGCGGAGGCGGCGATTCGACTAGCCGCAAACGATCCTGTGCTGATCCGAGCGGCTGAAGACCATGCCTGGCGAGGGATGTTTCTCTCCGTCATCTATCCCGGCATCATCTTCTTTGTCGGTGCATTCTTTCTCAGCGAAACCCCGCGCTGGCTTTTCCGTCAAGGCCGTATAGAAGAGGCGAATGCCGCGCTACGTCGAGCCTCCTCCGAAGAAGAATCTCAACGAGAGATGCGCGAGATGCAGGAGCTCGCGCTTGAAAACAAACAACAGTCAGCGACACACACGGGATCACTGCTACAGCGTAAATATGTCGTTCCATTCGCTCTTGCGTGCGTCATTCTTGCTTGCAATCAGGCAACAGGCATCAACTCGATCCTGAGCTACTTAATCGTCATTCTGAAGCAGGCCGGCATGTCCGCAACTCATGCCGCACAAGGAGATCTCGCGGTTAAGCTTCTCAACTGCGCCATGACCATCGTTGCGATTGCATTGATCGACAAGAAGGGAAGAAAGTTTCTGCTCACTTTAGGAACGGGCGGCATCGTCCTCGCACTGTTGGTGATAGCTTTTTTCTTCTACGGATTCGAGTCTCATCGCCTCGACATTACCAATCAGGTGCAAAGGCAAGTCCAGAGAAACGGCTTGAAGCTGTCTTCAAGCGATATCACAACCTGGTCGTCTCAAGAATCCGGCGCAAAGGCTCTGACGGTCCTCTACTCCTACGGAGCTGGCGACAAGATGGCAACCATGGTCAGCACCGATACGGAGCCACTGTCGATAGCTCCAGATGCCAGGTTCCCTACCCAGCACTTGAATATCAAACGCGCCTTCCTCAGCAACGTTCCTGCAGAGCGAACAGGTTGGTTCATCACCTTCGGCCTCGCCTTATTCATTGCCAGCTTTTCCATTGGGCCAGGTGTGGTTGTCTGGCTCACCTTATCCGAGTTGATGCCGACCCGCATCCGCTCGGCGGGGATGGGCATCGCATTACTTCTCAATCAAGGAGTCTCCACGCTTATCGCAGGCGTATTTCTTCCGCTAGTTTCGACCTATGGCTACTACTTAATGTTTTTAGTCTGGGCAGCCTGCACAGTCGTTTATTTCATCACCGCGGCGTTCTTCCTTCCTGAAACAAAGGGAAAAACCCTTGAAGAGATTGAGCGCCAGTTCGATCCAGCTCATGGATGA
- a CDS encoding carbohydrate kinase family protein: MKATNDGATTVNEATIKPRFDVTIAGEINLDLILYGLPQEMPVERELLASDFRFTLGSSSAIVAHNLASLGLKVGFVTRVGSDELGKLALARLAESGVDLTHVQAGVGSSGTGVTVLLPHGQERHILTYLGTMAEMTIDDLPMEYLTSSRHFHLSSLYLQRGLQPGLADFLRKLKSAGLTISLDTNDDPEDKWGGVLNEILDLVDILLPSQSELIRIAGVSTVEQALEIVGRRVPVIVVKCGSSGALVQDGDKRRHIPGLSVVPVDTIGAGDSFNAGFLSAYLRGASLTEAARIGNVTGALSTLASGGTEAFRDQTLRQSFLSQNGV; this comes from the coding sequence ATGAAAGCGACCAATGACGGAGCGACAACTGTGAACGAAGCGACCATAAAACCTCGCTTCGATGTGACCATCGCCGGTGAAATCAACCTGGACCTTATTCTGTACGGGCTACCTCAAGAAATGCCGGTTGAGCGCGAGTTGCTGGCTTCGGACTTCCGATTCACCCTTGGAAGTTCGTCTGCCATTGTTGCTCATAATCTCGCTTCACTAGGGCTAAAGGTCGGTTTCGTGACGCGTGTCGGTTCCGACGAGCTTGGAAAGCTGGCTTTGGCAAGGCTGGCAGAGAGCGGAGTCGATCTTACGCACGTTCAAGCCGGAGTCGGGTCCTCCGGTACTGGAGTGACAGTTCTTCTGCCTCACGGCCAGGAGCGCCATATCCTTACCTACCTGGGAACCATGGCGGAGATGACCATAGATGATCTTCCAATGGAGTACCTTACCTCGTCCCGTCACTTTCATCTGTCCTCGTTGTACCTTCAGCGCGGCCTTCAGCCCGGTCTCGCAGACTTTCTTCGCAAGCTAAAGTCAGCTGGCTTGACCATCTCGCTCGACACAAACGACGATCCGGAGGATAAGTGGGGAGGCGTGCTCAATGAGATCCTGGATCTTGTCGATATCCTTCTTCCTAGCCAAAGTGAGTTGATTCGCATAGCTGGAGTCTCAACGGTTGAGCAGGCTTTGGAGATCGTCGGTCGCCGTGTTCCCGTAATTGTGGTCAAGTGCGGTTCGAGCGGAGCACTTGTACAGGATGGAGACAAACGTCGGCACATTCCAGGTCTCTCTGTAGTTCCGGTCGACACGATTGGGGCAGGGGACAGCTTCAATGCGGGCTTCCTAAGCGCCTATCTCCGCGGCGCCTCTCTAACCGAAGCTGCACGTATCGGTAATGTCACGGGCGCGCTCTCTACACTGGCGTCGGGCGGCACAGAGGCCTTTCGAGACCAAACCCTTAGGCAAAGCTTTCTATCTCAAAACGGAGTCTAG
- a CDS encoding ABC transporter permease, whose product MSTLFQDLRYALRQLVKSPGFTLTAIISLTLGIGATTAVFSIVHAVLMNPYPYAAPDRMVHLRLGDKSGRENGFGLTGAQYQEIRRSPVVESAFMEETWNLTVTGHDLPEDVNGVYMTSNSFEHLGVPAALGRGLISADAVDGLDPQPVVVLGFKFWQRHFNADPKVLGQTLQLVRKNYTIVGVAAQRFTWEDGDVYLPLKVTQDPTKSDYVGLRLKPGVTHQAAVAALTPMIMQFAKDTPKHFPTDHFEFLLAGLNEDFVKQLGGTLYLLFGAVAFLLLIGCSNVSILLMARGTSRQHELAVRMAVGATRGRVIRQLLTEALILSLTGAALGVLLAYKLLAVVVSMLPQYSFPHEAAIQINLPVLFFSVVVALLTGVLFGLWPALQLSRPDVGQVMQAGTRKIAGSISGKATNNLLIGGQIALTLVMLAGAGAAIQGFLKLMHTSLGYDPHNVMSVGIPVHDGTYKTWAARSAYFEQLRARVSTVPGVKMTAISSNATPPSNGFPTVVEFLGKSAQDSQKVLINVVSPTYFPLLRVPKIQGRIWDETEDRDGARVTVINETMARLYFPNGDAVGHSMKIPALKEEPPYTLMAPGADDWLQIVGVVGDKKDDGLMKPVAPEAFVPSTLTMRMYTQILVRSDVSPLTLLHSIGAQVSAVDSDQQVGANVQDLDHWISNEQYWQQQRLVAWLFGAFAVLALSLAAVGLYSVVSYTVAQRTGEFGIRMALGAQREHVLRIVFQSTVTSVAGGIGVGLALTIVLQRLMSHWAEGSSRDPLILLVVLLVLSGVALIACAVPARRASLVDPVTALRN is encoded by the coding sequence ATGTCCACGCTGTTTCAGGATCTCCGCTATGCCTTACGTCAGTTGGTCAAGAGTCCCGGATTTACACTGACTGCGATTATCTCGTTGACCCTCGGGATTGGGGCGACGACTGCGGTGTTCAGCATTGTTCATGCGGTGCTGATGAATCCTTATCCTTATGCGGCTCCGGATCGGATGGTCCATCTGCGGCTGGGGGACAAGAGCGGGCGGGAGAATGGGTTTGGGCTGACGGGCGCGCAGTATCAGGAGATTCGGCGGTCGCCGGTGGTAGAGAGCGCCTTCATGGAGGAGACCTGGAACCTGACGGTGACGGGCCATGATCTGCCGGAGGATGTAAATGGCGTTTACATGACCTCGAACAGCTTCGAGCACCTGGGCGTGCCGGCGGCTTTGGGGCGAGGGCTGATTTCGGCCGACGCTGTCGATGGGCTGGATCCGCAGCCGGTGGTGGTGTTGGGGTTCAAGTTCTGGCAGCGGCACTTCAACGCGGACCCCAAGGTGCTGGGGCAGACCCTGCAACTCGTTCGCAAGAATTACACGATTGTAGGTGTGGCGGCGCAGCGATTCACCTGGGAGGACGGAGACGTGTACCTGCCGTTGAAGGTGACGCAGGATCCGACGAAATCGGATTACGTGGGACTGAGGCTGAAGCCAGGCGTGACGCATCAAGCGGCGGTGGCGGCTTTGACGCCGATGATTATGCAGTTTGCGAAGGATACGCCGAAGCATTTTCCGACGGATCACTTCGAGTTTTTATTGGCGGGGCTGAACGAAGACTTTGTTAAACAACTGGGAGGGACGCTGTATCTGCTGTTTGGTGCGGTAGCGTTTCTTCTGTTGATTGGGTGTAGCAATGTGTCGATCTTGCTGATGGCCCGTGGGACGTCGCGGCAGCACGAGTTGGCAGTGCGGATGGCGGTTGGAGCGACAAGAGGTCGTGTGATTCGGCAGTTGTTAACGGAGGCACTGATCCTGTCGCTAACTGGCGCGGCGCTGGGAGTGTTGCTGGCCTACAAGCTCCTCGCGGTAGTTGTGTCGATGCTGCCGCAGTACTCGTTTCCGCATGAAGCCGCAATTCAAATTAATTTGCCAGTACTGTTCTTTAGCGTGGTGGTTGCGCTCCTAACTGGAGTGCTGTTTGGTCTATGGCCTGCGTTGCAGCTTTCGCGCCCGGATGTTGGACAGGTGATGCAGGCAGGAACGCGCAAGATCGCGGGGAGCATCAGCGGAAAGGCGACAAACAATCTGTTGATTGGGGGACAGATTGCGCTGACGCTGGTGATGCTGGCCGGCGCAGGCGCGGCGATCCAAGGCTTCTTGAAGTTGATGCATACGTCGCTGGGGTATGACCCGCACAATGTGATGTCGGTGGGCATTCCGGTGCATGACGGGACCTATAAGACGTGGGCGGCTCGGTCGGCTTACTTTGAGCAGCTTCGTGCGCGAGTGTCGACGGTGCCGGGAGTGAAGATGACGGCTATATCAAGCAACGCGACACCGCCGTCGAACGGATTTCCCACGGTGGTGGAGTTTCTGGGCAAGTCGGCGCAGGATTCGCAGAAAGTTTTGATCAACGTTGTGAGCCCGACTTACTTCCCGTTGTTGCGAGTGCCGAAGATACAGGGACGCATCTGGGATGAGACGGAGGATAGGGACGGGGCGCGGGTGACAGTGATCAACGAGACGATGGCGCGTCTGTATTTTCCCAATGGTGACGCGGTGGGACACTCGATGAAGATACCGGCGCTCAAGGAGGAGCCGCCGTACACGCTTATGGCGCCAGGTGCTGACGATTGGCTGCAGATCGTCGGCGTTGTAGGAGACAAGAAGGACGATGGACTGATGAAGCCGGTTGCGCCGGAGGCGTTTGTGCCGTCCACGCTTACGATGCGGATGTATACGCAGATCCTGGTGCGCTCGGATGTTTCGCCGCTGACGTTGTTGCATTCGATCGGTGCGCAGGTAAGTGCGGTCGACTCGGATCAGCAGGTGGGAGCGAACGTACAGGACCTCGACCACTGGATATCGAACGAGCAGTATTGGCAACAGCAGAGGCTGGTGGCGTGGTTGTTTGGCGCATTTGCGGTGCTGGCGCTATCGCTGGCAGCGGTAGGACTGTATAGCGTGGTGTCGTATACGGTGGCGCAGCGTACCGGTGAGTTCGGGATTCGGATGGCGCTTGGAGCACAGCGGGAGCATGTGTTGCGGATTGTGTTTCAGTCAACGGTGACGAGTGTTGCGGGCGGTATCGGTGTGGGGCTGGCTCTGACGATTGTGTTGCAGCGGCTGATGTCGCATTGGGCGGAGGGAAGCTCACGCGATCCGTTGATCCTGCTGGTCGTGTTGCTTGTGCTGAGTGGGGTGGCGCTGATTGCGTGTGCCGTACCGGCACGGCGGGCTTCGTTGGTCGATCCGGTGACGGCGCTGCGTAACTAG
- a CDS encoding GH92 family glycosyl hydrolase: MFIRGLCLLAGFLFANFACAAERDAVSYVNPLIGTQKSAIGYGGTMPFVTPPFGMTNWTPQTRQNKISVTSYNYDDTTISGFIGTHQPAIWMGDYGYVTLMPQTGELRTSPEDRKLPYWHDRETTRPDYYGVFLDTAHGNNIHAEMTATERCAMLRFHFPKSGVARVLVEASRPGVRGYAAVNVQAHEITGYNPHRMDAHLGPYELPNFKGYFVIQFRQAPTEAKTYGMEDSTARKSLGAYAEFRAGETVDVRVGTSFLSVDQARSNLEHEMPEWNFEAVRQRLQTVWDEKLSRMQVSGATDQEKTRLYTALYHALLYPRIFSEDGHYYSAFDDQVHAGESYTAYSIWDTFRAENSLLTLLAPERIDGMISALLQNYKEGGWMPKWPNPSYTNIMIGTHADSLVAEAVRKGFHGFDRELAWQAVYKDAMTPPDGDTTRRWLDREEHTPYEARGGLTYYKQLGFIPTDKTDEASSRTLEDSYDDWCVAQVAKATGREADYRFFLHRSLNDRHLYNPELGLMNGKTSDGRWAPIGGPRDTSGNRSIAGWTEGDAWAYTWAPLHDQAGLMQLIGGAEAYDAKLDLHFSGGHNVHQNEPSHHYGYLYDFGGQPWKTQAKVREIAAAEYGYDAGGLDGDDDCGQMSAWLLFTAMGFYPVNPASGEFMIGSPMYRNMTLKLDTGKILQIEAENNSPKNVYIQSATLNDKPLDLPIITWEQIQAGAKLHFVMGPQPSHWASNWRPNLIPTK, encoded by the coding sequence ATGTTCATTCGAGGTCTATGCCTTCTCGCAGGTTTTCTTTTCGCCAACTTTGCATGTGCGGCTGAACGCGACGCAGTGTCTTACGTCAATCCGTTGATTGGTACACAGAAAAGTGCGATCGGGTATGGGGGCACAATGCCGTTTGTCACCCCACCGTTCGGTATGACGAACTGGACGCCTCAAACACGGCAGAACAAGATAAGTGTCACTTCTTATAACTATGACGACACGACGATCTCTGGTTTCATTGGCACGCACCAACCTGCAATATGGATGGGCGACTACGGCTATGTGACGCTTATGCCTCAAACCGGTGAGCTGCGAACATCTCCCGAAGATCGCAAATTGCCGTATTGGCACGACAGGGAGACGACGCGACCCGATTACTATGGCGTATTCCTCGACACTGCGCACGGCAACAATATCCACGCTGAAATGACGGCGACAGAACGCTGTGCAATGTTGCGGTTTCATTTTCCAAAAAGTGGAGTTGCACGGGTGCTGGTGGAGGCTTCTCGGCCAGGTGTTCGCGGATACGCTGCTGTTAATGTGCAGGCGCATGAGATCACTGGTTACAATCCGCATCGCATGGATGCACACCTGGGACCATACGAACTCCCTAACTTCAAAGGCTATTTTGTCATCCAGTTTCGGCAGGCTCCAACCGAAGCAAAGACTTACGGTATGGAAGACAGTACTGCCCGGAAAAGCCTTGGAGCATATGCAGAATTCCGAGCAGGTGAAACGGTCGATGTACGCGTTGGGACTTCGTTTTTGAGTGTTGATCAGGCCCGATCCAATCTCGAACACGAGATGCCCGAGTGGAACTTCGAAGCTGTTAGGCAGCGATTGCAGACCGTTTGGGATGAAAAGCTAAGCCGGATGCAAGTGAGTGGTGCAACAGATCAGGAAAAGACTCGACTTTACACCGCGCTCTATCATGCGCTGCTGTATCCTCGAATCTTTTCCGAAGACGGCCACTATTACAGTGCCTTCGACGATCAGGTGCATGCAGGTGAGAGCTACACCGCATATTCGATCTGGGACACCTTTCGCGCAGAGAACAGCCTCCTGACATTGCTTGCGCCGGAGCGAATCGACGGCATGATCTCGGCATTGCTGCAGAACTATAAAGAAGGGGGATGGATGCCGAAGTGGCCAAACCCAAGTTACACCAACATCATGATAGGCACACATGCGGACTCGCTCGTCGCCGAGGCAGTACGCAAGGGGTTTCATGGCTTCGATCGCGAATTAGCATGGCAAGCTGTCTACAAGGATGCAATGACTCCTCCCGACGGAGATACAACGCGTCGTTGGCTGGACCGCGAAGAGCACACACCGTATGAAGCACGCGGAGGCCTCACGTACTACAAGCAACTTGGATTTATTCCGACGGATAAAACCGACGAAGCGTCCTCACGCACGCTGGAGGACAGTTATGACGACTGGTGCGTCGCACAGGTCGCGAAGGCAACCGGTCGTGAAGCAGATTATCGGTTCTTCCTGCACCGTTCCTTGAACGATCGTCACCTCTACAACCCGGAGCTAGGCCTGATGAACGGCAAAACGTCCGACGGAAGATGGGCTCCCATCGGCGGACCAAGAGATACGTCTGGCAATCGATCGATCGCAGGTTGGACTGAAGGTGATGCGTGGGCGTACACGTGGGCGCCCCTGCACGATCAAGCCGGCTTGATGCAACTAATCGGAGGAGCCGAAGCGTACGATGCAAAACTCGATCTTCATTTCAGCGGCGGACACAATGTGCATCAGAACGAGCCGAGCCATCACTATGGATACCTTTACGACTTTGGAGGTCAGCCATGGAAGACACAGGCGAAGGTGCGAGAAATCGCCGCAGCGGAGTATGGCTACGACGCCGGAGGTCTGGATGGCGACGATGACTGCGGCCAAATGTCGGCCTGGTTGCTGTTCACAGCAATGGGTTTCTATCCAGTGAATCCAGCCAGCGGCGAGTTCATGATCGGAAGTCCGATGTACAGAAACATGACATTGAAACTAGACACCGGCAAGATTCTTCAAATAGAAGCTGAGAATAACTCTCCGAAGAACGTATATATCCAGTCCGCGACCCTCAACGATAAACCACTCGATCTCCCGATCATCACATGGGAACAGATTCAGGCTGGCGCGAAGCTGCATTTTGTGATGGGTCCACAACCATCTCACTGGGCAAGTAACTGGCGTCCTAATCTGATTCCTACGAAATAG
- a CDS encoding SIS domain-containing protein, which translates to MCFVSFVFGFGFWRTDYVGALASLLDLPTSEQESRGLIFTPREIAQQPETWRKTALFFEAQQERFRSFLEQTGVTGPLEKRPIVMLIGAGTSDFIGESLALLLRQRWGCEASAVASTDLLPSMSEYVIPGRRYLWISFSRSGDSPEGVNVLEQALEIYPEIAHLVVTCNPNSRMAGLGANHARVCTAVLDDAVNDRSLAMTSSFTNMVVLGQCLAHAWSFAEYKPILDGMIDAANKFLSDSAELAKKMAARRTQRICMIGSGSLAAVAKEASLKVLEMSGGQVTTMPQTSLGLRHGPMAALDRDTNLICFLSSERARFRYEADLLREIKAKNITATCVVVGLKSAEGEIAPLCDTYHAIDGSLSDAYRPAVDVIFGQLLGLYYSIAFGLRPDAPSPAGVINRVVSDFTIYR; encoded by the coding sequence TTGTGTTTTGTTTCTTTTGTTTTTGGATTTGGTTTTTGGAGGACTGATTACGTGGGTGCATTAGCAAGTTTGCTTGATCTGCCGACGTCCGAACAGGAGTCACGGGGGCTAATTTTTACACCGCGAGAGATTGCGCAGCAGCCAGAGACGTGGCGCAAGACCGCGTTATTCTTCGAGGCGCAGCAGGAGCGGTTTCGGAGTTTCCTGGAGCAGACCGGTGTGACCGGTCCTCTGGAAAAGCGGCCGATCGTAATGCTCATTGGCGCCGGCACCTCTGACTTTATCGGAGAGTCGCTCGCACTTCTGCTCAGACAGCGTTGGGGATGCGAAGCATCAGCAGTTGCAAGTACAGATTTGCTCCCTAGTATGTCGGAGTACGTCATCCCGGGCCGCCGCTATCTTTGGATCTCATTTTCACGCTCTGGTGACTCTCCCGAAGGGGTAAATGTTCTGGAGCAGGCTCTGGAGATCTATCCCGAGATCGCGCACCTGGTAGTCACTTGCAATCCTAACTCCAGGATGGCGGGACTTGGTGCCAACCATGCTCGTGTCTGCACAGCAGTTCTCGACGATGCAGTGAACGACCGCAGCCTAGCCATGACCAGCTCATTCACGAACATGGTCGTGTTAGGGCAATGCCTGGCACACGCCTGGAGTTTCGCAGAGTATAAGCCCATTCTCGATGGCATGATCGACGCGGCAAATAAGTTTCTGAGCGACTCTGCTGAGCTTGCAAAAAAAATGGCCGCTCGCCGAACACAGCGTATCTGCATGATTGGTTCGGGATCGCTTGCCGCTGTTGCGAAGGAAGCATCTCTCAAAGTGTTAGAGATGTCTGGCGGACAAGTCACAACTATGCCACAGACTTCACTTGGGCTTCGTCACGGCCCAATGGCTGCCCTTGATCGTGATACCAATCTGATTTGCTTTCTGTCGTCGGAGCGAGCTCGTTTTCGTTACGAAGCTGACCTGCTTCGTGAGATTAAGGCGAAGAACATTACTGCAACCTGCGTTGTTGTTGGCCTGAAATCAGCCGAGGGTGAAATTGCTCCCCTTTGCGATACATATCATGCTATCGATGGATCCCTTTCTGACGCTTACCGTCCTGCTGTGGATGTCATCTTTGGACAGCTTCTCGGTCTTTACTACTCCATTGCCTTTGGTTTAAGACCTGATGCGCCAAGCCCGGCAGGCGTGATTAACCGCGTCGTGAGCGACTTCACGATCTACCGTTGA
- a CDS encoding amidohydrolase family protein: protein MRAPGSEDTSDKFVDMVSATAEVDLRLSDFHPRSSLTSKVHTVERARFPVIDYHNHLDSMDPQDVLSIMDQCGVEHVVNITMQVGQKALDMMDRYHAAAPARFSTIGWMDWNGVERSDFVQVTVDRLQRMIDHGACGIKFWKDLGLTLRDTDGTLLRIDDDRFSPIFEECGELGLPVMFHTSDPTAFFEPIDAENERYEELAAHPDWGFHQLPVTKRGLLEQRNRVIARHPSTTFVGAHCAESGEDLAYLAEQLDALPNLQIDISARTPELGRQPYSARAFFLKYADRILFGTDLLPEAEMYRLYFRFLETADEYFEYPSHASRQGRWNIYGMFLPEDVLLKVYRENALRLLPRLR, encoded by the coding sequence GTGAGAGCTCCAGGTTCTGAAGACACCTCGGACAAGTTCGTTGACATGGTTAGCGCCACGGCAGAGGTTGATCTTCGCCTGAGCGACTTCCATCCACGTTCCAGCCTGACCAGCAAGGTGCACACGGTGGAGCGCGCACGATTTCCGGTGATCGACTATCACAATCATCTCGACTCCATGGATCCTCAGGACGTTCTCTCCATCATGGATCAATGCGGCGTAGAGCATGTTGTCAACATCACCATGCAGGTTGGTCAAAAAGCGTTGGATATGATGGACCGCTATCACGCCGCTGCGCCTGCGCGTTTTTCGACGATTGGATGGATGGATTGGAATGGGGTTGAGCGCAGTGATTTTGTGCAAGTCACCGTGGATCGCCTGCAGCGGATGATCGATCATGGCGCATGCGGCATTAAGTTCTGGAAGGACCTCGGACTAACGTTGCGCGACACGGACGGTACTCTGTTACGCATCGATGATGACCGATTTTCGCCTATCTTTGAGGAGTGCGGGGAGCTTGGCCTGCCCGTGATGTTTCACACCTCTGATCCCACTGCGTTCTTCGAGCCGATCGATGCAGAAAATGAACGGTACGAGGAGTTAGCCGCACATCCGGACTGGGGGTTTCATCAACTGCCGGTCACGAAGCGTGGCTTGCTCGAACAGCGCAACCGCGTCATCGCGCGACATCCGTCCACTACTTTTGTAGGTGCGCATTGCGCCGAAAGCGGAGAGGATTTGGCATATCTTGCAGAGCAGCTGGATGCTCTTCCCAATTTGCAGATCGACATCAGCGCCCGCACACCAGAACTTGGAAGACAGCCTTACAGCGCACGCGCATTCTTCTTGAAGTATGCGGATCGTATTTTGTTTGGCACGGATCTGCTGCCTGAAGCTGAGATGTATCGACTCTATTTTCGCTTTTTAGAGACCGCTGATGAGTATTTTGAGTACCCCTCGCACGCGTCACGGCAGGGGAGATGGAATATCTACGGAATGTTTCTGCCGGAGGATGTTTTGTTGAAGGTGTATCGGGAGAATGCTCTTCGACTTCTGCCGCGGCTTCGGTAG
- a CDS encoding pyridoxal phosphate-dependent aminotransferase, with protein sequence MVSTETSVGLRLSELAPRLVQSEIRAMTMECDRMGGVNLAQGVCDTEVPEVVAEGAIRAIRDGLNIYTRLDGIARLRKAIAEKVERTLGISVDPEREVLVTSGATGAFQAAAMALLNQGDEVLVFEPFYGYHVGTLNSLRVRAVPVALIEPDWELDLAAVKAAITPKTRAMVVNTPSNPAGKVFTLSELEGLAKIAEEFDLFVFTDEIYEHFIYGGAKHVSPMTIPGMRERTILMSGFSKTFSVTGWRVGYLVADAKWVGSIGYFHDLTYVCAPAPMQQGCADGVEKLGQDFYKGLAREHEVKRTMIVDALRDAGMDPHVPDGAYYVLASAKNLPGETAAQKARALLAKTGVASVAGPAFFRPGKGENLLRFCFAKRDKDLAEACRRLRALS encoded by the coding sequence ATGGTTTCCACAGAGACTTCGGTAGGTTTGCGTTTGAGTGAGCTGGCACCGCGCCTGGTGCAATCAGAGATTCGCGCGATGACGATGGAGTGCGACCGGATGGGTGGAGTGAATCTGGCGCAGGGCGTGTGTGACACCGAGGTTCCCGAAGTGGTGGCGGAGGGGGCGATTCGCGCGATTCGGGATGGGCTGAATATCTACACGCGCCTCGACGGAATTGCGCGTCTGCGGAAGGCGATCGCGGAGAAGGTGGAGCGAACGCTGGGGATCTCTGTCGATCCGGAGCGCGAGGTGCTGGTCACGAGCGGTGCCACGGGTGCCTTTCAGGCAGCAGCGATGGCGCTGTTGAATCAGGGGGATGAGGTCTTGGTGTTTGAGCCGTTCTATGGGTATCACGTCGGCACACTGAACTCCCTGCGGGTCCGTGCGGTGCCGGTGGCGCTGATTGAGCCTGATTGGGAGCTGGATCTTGCGGCAGTGAAGGCGGCGATCACGCCGAAGACACGGGCGATGGTGGTCAATACGCCGTCAAACCCGGCAGGCAAAGTATTCACGCTGAGCGAGCTGGAGGGGTTAGCGAAGATCGCGGAGGAGTTCGATCTGTTCGTGTTTACGGATGAGATCTATGAGCACTTCATCTACGGCGGCGCAAAGCACGTCAGTCCGATGACGATCCCAGGGATGCGGGAACGAACAATCTTGATGTCCGGGTTCTCGAAGACGTTTTCGGTGACGGGTTGGAGGGTTGGGTATCTGGTTGCTGATGCGAAGTGGGTGGGGTCGATTGGGTACTTTCATGATTTGACGTATGTCTGTGCGCCGGCGCCGATGCAGCAAGGGTGTGCCGATGGCGTGGAGAAGCTGGGGCAGGACTTTTACAAAGGGTTGGCGCGGGAGCACGAGGTGAAGCGCACGATGATCGTCGATGCGCTGAGGGATGCGGGGATGGATCCGCATGTGCCGGATGGCGCGTACTACGTACTTGCTTCGGCAAAGAATCTCCCGGGAGAGACCGCGGCGCAGAAGGCGAGGGCGCTGCTGGCAAAGACAGGCGTGGCTTCGGTGGCGGGGCCGGCTTTTTTCAGGCCCGGCAAGGGTGAGAATCTGCTGCGGTTTTGCTTCGCGAAGAGGGATAAGGATCTTGCGGAGGCTTGCAGGCGGCTGCGGGCTCTGAGTTAG